The genomic region GTCCTCCAGCCGACGCCCAAGCCGGACCACTCCTTCACAAacatacctatacatacatacatacatacatatatatacatatatttagcTCCATCCTCCACCCCTTGGTCCTTCCCCTTTAGGCCCATCCTCACTCCCAGTGACGTAGCGGATGATGTAACGGCCCATCCTCTTGCCCCCATACCCTCTAGTCTTAGTTGTCACTTATTTTACCTTGCAAATTTAGAAGAAGTGCCaatattttttcttttctttactcAATAATTCAGTTGAATTTATATTGAATTAACAAACGAATTAATCGAACTATTTATAATCAAAACTAAATGACTAGAAAATATTTGAAAAAAACACCGATTATATTCGGTTTTTGCCATAAACAAGCCAACATAACAACCTGTGCTCCTCCGAGACAATCTAATAAAGCATCTAACATCTCAACCCCCCTCTAGTTTTGGTATATTCACCAATTAATTTAGACAAAAACCATTACAAAAGCTTACTATAAAAAGTAAAACCCAATTTAAACCATATAAATATTCATATTTCATATATCACATACGCTTGGTGGTATCTCCCCATGCGGTTGATAATATTCAAACATATTTTCCttacaataataaaaataaaaacaaaaaacttAAACTCAAGTTGACAGATTACAATATGTGGTGGGGTCcacatcaccatcatcatccccATCATCACCGTTGATCTGATCAAGCACTAGAACCAATCCCATTGCAAATGCACCATCAAACCCTGGCTTCAGAGTTAGCAAGAACACATCCTTCCCTAGCGTTACATTTGTTGTAGCATCCACTTTGCGTCGAATTTCCGCCACTGTTTCCTTCGCCGAATCGTAAATCATACAGTTTCGGTTAGCGAATTGCCCTTCGATCTGGTACTCCTCTGTTTGTTCTCCGAACAACTCCACCGTCATGTTTGATCTCTCGGTTATCGACGATCTCCTCACGCTGAATATCGGCTTCTTTCCTTCCCATCCATCGCCTAATCGTGGCCTCGAGGGCCCAATCGTGGGTGCTACAGGACCACATCTTAAGAGACAGCGGCATATGTGGTATAGATTCTGATTATGTTTGTGCTTTGGCTTGTCTTCGTGATACGATTCCAAGCTTTGACTTCAGCGGTTTCACTAATAAAGACACTGCCCCCTAAAGCCCAACATACATTGGCGAGTGCTCTTTTTAGTAAAATTGTCCATGACATCGAAGTACAGTTTGACTTGACCGTTAGACAAAAAGCTGTTTTTGAGTGTCTACGAGCACCACATGCACAAGATTTTCTTCTTTCTATACCTATAGATAGGTTAGGCGAGCATATGTAGCCGGTGGAGTACCGTACTGTCCTTAATTATCGCCTCATGATTTATTTATTCCCAGTTGATAAGGTATGCCCTGTTTGTCATaaggcgtgtttggattcttttggGGCGCATGCAGTTCATTGTAGAGAGCTCCCGGGTTCAAATACCGACATGATTTGGTTTGGGATGTCCTTTTTGATATATTCAGGCGCGTTggtatttctgctaagaaagatGCTCCCGTTAATttcttttgatacttttggtttcctGGCGCCAGAGGCcgtggacctacttagtcgagttcaaagggtcatgcatagtaatgttatgaccccgagatctatggacgtagtttttaaaagatttagttttgctattcaaaaagaggtagtggcgcagcttgttgcccatTTACtatctatctcgatgtaaatttaTAACACGAATAATTTAATGGAAATATAACCTGTTAGCAAAGTTTTATAAAACTTAGTAAAGAGTAAACGGATGGAGCACATAATACAACTTTACACTTTCGAAAGAAAAAAAggtaaaaaagaaaaagaagaaaaaatgacACAGCGAGATAGTGGTTTTAGATGATACATGATTCGAGGATCGAACGAAGTGGAGTCCAACGGCTATAAGTCAAACCAATCACCCCATGCCGCCTCATCATCACATTTCACTCCACGTTGGTGGAGATGTTGTCGCCCCACACACAACGCCGCCCTCCACGCCGTTTACGGATCGGTGTGCCAGTGTGAAGAAGCCACAACGCTGAATTTGCACGCCCAGTATGCAGTGGCGGACCTATCCACAGTTGTGGGTGGGCGACCGCAcccctttaaaaaaaattagtgtatattttaggcaaaaaaaccTGACTGCACTCCTTGAAAGATTGGTTAAACGCCTCATACGCACCCCCATCAAATAATTACTGTATCCGCAACTGACAATAAGTGTGATCTTATTGTGTGTCCAATCAGCAAGGTTATCTATTAAATTGTCAAAACTTATCTTTTAATGCAGTAGTTTACTTAGACTAAACGGTATGGGGGCTGGCCCTGCCCcggcgccccccccccccccccacacacacacacacaccgcCCCCTTGCCCCATCCCGGCTTCTCCGTCTCCCCAACGACGCATGCGACGGgccaactttctctctctcttctttctctc from Helianthus annuus cultivar XRQ/B chromosome 10, HanXRQr2.0-SUNRISE, whole genome shotgun sequence harbors:
- the LOC110885688 gene encoding protein LURP-one-related 12 encodes the protein MTVELFGEQTEEYQIEGQFANRNCMIYDSAKETVAEIRRKVDATTNVTLGKDVFLLTLKPGFDGAFAMGLVLVLDQINGDDGDDDGDVDPTTYCNLST